The proteins below are encoded in one region of Acidisarcina polymorpha:
- a CDS encoding DUF6786 family protein: MNRSMICVAAAAAYFASSFAGQLLFAQGSPNDTFRDAVSLVNQHGHVIVLSGAEGGASIAVWPAMQGRVLTSSATGPDGRGFGWVNRDLIESGKVQEHINAVGGEDRLWLGPEGGQFSVFFAHGQPFDLAHWYTPAPIDTEPFDVVRQEKSSITLRKTFHLSNYSGTNFDVEINREVRLLTTPEVWKDLGIEAADNVKVVGFESNNKLTNMAATGWSKTTGVLSLWVLGQFQSTPDSTIILPIRSGPTAELGIPVTTDYFGPVPADRISVRSDSVFFKADSNYRAKLGLSPRRSKGLMGSYDATNHVLTIVQFTQPPNVTEYVNSAWKIQQDPYSGDVANCYNDGIPAPGKPQLGKFFEMESSSPAAALAPHASVEHTQRTIHLVGDSTTLDHIAQATLGVRLAEVVAFHP, translated from the coding sequence ATGAACAGAAGTATGATTTGTGTTGCCGCAGCCGCAGCTTACTTTGCATCCTCTTTTGCCGGCCAACTTCTCTTCGCCCAGGGATCTCCTAACGATACCTTCCGAGATGCGGTCTCTCTTGTGAACCAACACGGTCACGTGATTGTTCTCTCGGGCGCCGAAGGAGGGGCCTCTATCGCCGTGTGGCCGGCGATGCAGGGCAGAGTGCTCACCAGCTCCGCCACAGGGCCTGACGGGCGGGGTTTTGGATGGGTCAATCGCGATTTGATCGAGTCGGGGAAGGTCCAGGAACACATCAATGCAGTGGGCGGAGAAGATCGTCTCTGGCTGGGCCCTGAGGGCGGCCAGTTCTCCGTTTTTTTCGCTCACGGGCAGCCTTTTGATCTGGCCCACTGGTATACCCCTGCGCCGATCGACACGGAACCCTTTGACGTGGTTCGACAAGAAAAGAGCTCAATAACTCTCCGCAAAACCTTCCACCTGAGTAACTACTCAGGGACTAACTTCGACGTAGAGATCAACCGGGAGGTTCGGCTGCTCACGACCCCGGAGGTCTGGAAGGACTTAGGGATTGAGGCTGCAGACAATGTCAAGGTGGTCGGCTTCGAGTCGAATAACAAGCTTACAAATATGGCGGCCACAGGCTGGAGCAAGACTACCGGCGTTCTCTCGCTATGGGTGCTTGGCCAGTTCCAGTCGACACCGGACAGCACAATCATCCTTCCAATACGAAGCGGACCTACAGCAGAGCTCGGGATTCCAGTGACGACCGACTATTTCGGGCCAGTGCCTGCCGATCGAATTTCGGTGCGAAGCGATTCCGTTTTCTTTAAGGCCGATAGTAACTATCGAGCCAAGCTAGGGCTTAGCCCTAGACGGTCCAAAGGCTTGATGGGCAGCTATGACGCCACGAATCATGTGCTCACCATCGTGCAGTTCACGCAGCCGCCAAACGTGACGGAATACGTGAATTCCGCATGGAAGATACAGCAGGATCCCTACAGTGGAGACGTCGCAAACTGCTACAACGACGGCATCCCGGCGCCCGGCAAGCCGCAATTGGGCAAGTTCTTTGAGATGGAATCCTCGTCGCCAGCGGCGGCCCTGGCGCCGCACGCTTCGGTCGAGCATACACAGCGAACGATTCATCTGGTCGGGGACTCGACGACACTGGACCATATTGCGCAAGCAACCCTGGGCGTTCGCCTCGCTGAGGTTGTGGCGTTTCATCCGTAG
- a CDS encoding DUF2961 domain-containing protein, with the protein MDRRAFSLSLAGLSLTGVSASPYRAAALATTQEGTNFTGATTFTHVGKEEQPFLPHAEAELANQKGNGYLDHMWFGGDFPNYTRLRLRIYVDGEQAPSIDMELGLGVGVGFADPAAPWGTEYSGITGNPSGIFLNYRIPFSKSIRVTAELPAGVPRSTVFWWIIRGLENHHVEVGGFILPERARLRLHKIEDQEVQPLDEFDLCRVPEAGMVFQVTMAARSTSLEFMEGQMRAYIGGAREPQFLSSGLEDYFLGTYYFNRGLYHLPQAGLTHRDEKDSSFSGYRFHVIDPILFSGGLRLACRCGEKRSDKVFGPYGKPFKTTYTTYTWTYEW; encoded by the coding sequence ATGGATCGGCGCGCATTCTCTTTATCCCTGGCCGGCTTATCTTTGACAGGAGTATCAGCTAGTCCCTATCGCGCAGCAGCATTAGCGACTACCCAGGAAGGCACGAATTTCACTGGCGCCACTACTTTTACACACGTCGGAAAAGAAGAACAACCCTTTCTTCCACATGCAGAAGCGGAGCTTGCGAATCAGAAGGGTAATGGCTACCTTGACCATATGTGGTTTGGGGGTGACTTCCCGAATTACACAAGGTTGCGCCTTCGCATTTATGTCGACGGAGAACAAGCTCCATCCATCGACATGGAATTGGGTCTTGGCGTGGGAGTTGGATTTGCCGATCCTGCAGCACCGTGGGGGACAGAATACAGCGGGATCACGGGCAATCCGAGCGGCATATTTCTGAACTATCGCATTCCCTTCTCGAAGAGCATCCGTGTCACCGCGGAACTCCCGGCTGGCGTCCCTCGCAGCACAGTCTTCTGGTGGATTATACGCGGCCTTGAGAATCATCATGTCGAGGTTGGAGGATTCATTCTGCCGGAGAGGGCTAGATTGAGGTTGCACAAGATCGAAGATCAGGAGGTGCAGCCTTTGGATGAATTCGATCTTTGCCGGGTACCAGAAGCGGGGATGGTTTTCCAAGTCACGATGGCGGCGCGAAGCACGAGTCTCGAGTTCATGGAGGGACAGATGCGCGCCTATATCGGTGGAGCGCGCGAGCCGCAATTCCTCTCCTCAGGCCTTGAGGACTATTTTCTCGGAACCTATTACTTCAACCGTGGTCTCTACCACCTGCCGCAGGCCGGGCTAACGCACCGGGACGAAAAGGACAGTTCCTTTTCCGGATATCGATTTCATGTGATCGACCCCATTCTATTTTCAGGCGGACTTCGTCTTGCGTGCCGTTGCGGAGAGAAACGCAGCGACAAAGTATTTGGTCCCTATGGCAAACCTTTCAAGACAACCTATACCACCTATACCTGGACCTACGAATGGTGA
- a CDS encoding aldo/keto reductase, which yields MHQSATTLKVSSSYQMEYRQLGSTDLRVSIVGFGASPLGNVFRQTDPVEGMSAVRLAIDEGINFFDVSPYYGLTLAETRLGEALEGHRDKVVLATKCGRFGEDTFDFSAKRTILSVEESLQRLRTDYVDILQAHDVEFGDAQQIIEETIPAMRALQQAGKIRFVGITGYSLKNLMEIAEKAPVDSILTYCRYNLMISDMHTELIPFATKNNIGIINASSLHMGILTERGAPDWHPAPHEVRGAGKRIVDFCKERGIDASEVALRFCLEYPHVASTLIGMSTRKHVQASIQSLATRNDPSLIQQLQELIEPVYGYVWPSGRPENYG from the coding sequence TTGCACCAATCAGCGACGACTTTGAAGGTATCGTCCTCATACCAGATGGAATACCGTCAGCTCGGCAGCACCGACCTGCGTGTATCGATAGTCGGGTTCGGGGCATCGCCCCTGGGGAATGTTTTCCGGCAGACCGACCCCGTCGAAGGGATGTCAGCTGTGAGACTCGCAATCGATGAAGGCATAAACTTCTTCGACGTCTCCCCTTACTACGGTTTGACTCTGGCCGAGACCCGGCTTGGCGAAGCTCTGGAAGGACATCGCGACAAAGTTGTGCTTGCCACGAAGTGCGGGCGCTTTGGGGAAGATACCTTCGACTTTTCTGCGAAGCGTACCATCCTGAGTGTCGAGGAATCGCTACAACGCCTGCGTACAGACTATGTCGATATTCTGCAGGCGCACGATGTGGAGTTCGGCGATGCGCAGCAGATCATTGAAGAGACCATCCCTGCAATGCGCGCGCTGCAGCAGGCGGGGAAAATACGATTTGTGGGAATCACAGGATACTCCTTGAAGAACCTGATGGAGATCGCTGAGAAAGCGCCAGTCGACAGCATCCTGACATACTGCCGTTACAACCTGATGATTTCAGATATGCATACCGAGCTCATCCCTTTTGCAACCAAGAACAACATCGGTATCATCAACGCGTCAAGCCTGCATATGGGGATACTTACTGAGAGAGGTGCGCCGGATTGGCATCCAGCGCCGCACGAAGTGCGCGGAGCGGGAAAGCGGATTGTCGACTTCTGCAAAGAACGCGGCATCGATGCGTCCGAGGTTGCTCTACGCTTCTGCCTTGAATATCCCCACGTAGCCAGCACGCTGATTGGCATGTCAACCCGGAAACACGTACAGGCCAGTATCCAGTCTCTCGCGACAAGGAACGACCCCTCTCTCATTCAGCAGTTGCAGGAGTTAATTGAGCCTGTGTACGGCTACGTCTGGCCTTCTGGCCGTCCAGAGAATTATGGATAG
- a CDS encoding LacI family DNA-binding transcriptional regulator, with product MKGIARDLGVSTVTVSKALRNHPDISKTTRARILDRVKELGYRPNLTARSLVTGHSSLIGLIVPDLIHPFFADVAKGLSSAVRQRGYFLLISSSEEDPELEAQEIDHMLAHRLDALVIASCQTDPTALRNVQRGETPLILVDRSFKSFPSYFVGSDDYAAGKLATEHLVNVGCRRIAHIRGPENSVGIRRLKGFLDTIRRHGLAIPEENIIRAPRVDVDGKLNGAAALRQMMALPEMADGVFCYNDVIAMGVIKEALSQGINVPEDLAVIGCGNLHYDAEIRVPLSSIDQRSNQIGGRAAKLILEILGSETPMEFQDVILQPKLAARASTERTARSSSTPAKTGAQRRSAANV from the coding sequence ATGAAAGGAATCGCTCGGGACCTTGGGGTATCTACCGTTACTGTCTCGAAGGCGCTGCGAAATCACCCCGATATAAGCAAGACAACTCGCGCTCGCATTCTCGATCGGGTGAAGGAGCTAGGCTATCGCCCAAACCTGACGGCGCGCAGCCTTGTAACCGGCCACTCGTCTTTGATCGGCCTTATCGTTCCAGACCTGATTCATCCCTTCTTTGCGGACGTAGCCAAGGGACTGTCTTCGGCGGTCAGACAGCGCGGCTATTTCTTATTGATCTCGTCCTCAGAGGAAGATCCTGAACTCGAGGCCCAAGAGATTGATCACATGCTCGCGCATCGACTGGACGCTCTCGTTATCGCTTCTTGCCAGACCGATCCAACTGCGTTACGAAATGTTCAGCGAGGCGAGACTCCGTTAATTTTGGTGGACCGTAGTTTCAAGAGCTTCCCGAGCTACTTCGTCGGGTCAGATGATTACGCAGCTGGGAAACTCGCGACCGAACACCTGGTAAATGTCGGTTGCAGGCGAATTGCCCACATCCGGGGGCCTGAAAACAGCGTGGGGATACGACGCCTTAAAGGCTTTTTGGATACGATCAGGCGGCACGGATTGGCAATTCCGGAAGAGAATATCATTCGCGCACCCAGAGTGGATGTGGACGGCAAGCTCAATGGAGCTGCGGCTCTGAGACAGATGATGGCGCTTCCGGAAATGGCCGATGGCGTCTTCTGCTATAACGACGTTATTGCCATGGGCGTAATCAAAGAGGCATTAAGCCAGGGTATCAACGTGCCGGAGGATTTGGCTGTTATCGGCTGCGGCAATTTGCATTACGACGCCGAAATTCGAGTTCCTCTTTCAAGCATCGACCAGAGGAGTAACCAAATCGGCGGAAGAGCGGCTAAACTCATTCTGGAGATTTTGGGCAGCGAAACTCCCATGGAGTTTCAAGATGTCATTCTTCAGCCAAAGCTTGCCGCTCGCGCTTCTACCGAGAGGACAGCCAGGTCATCGTCCACTCCCGCCAAGACGGGGGCGCAGAGAAGATCCGCAGCGAACGTTTAG
- the fucP gene encoding L-fucose:H+ symporter permease: MPFLLTTAVFFIWGMSNNLTDILVQQFRKSFELNLVQAQLVQTAVFLAYAAMAIPAAVLMRRFGYKAGLLVGLIVFGIGTLLFWPAAILGQYLPFLIALFVVGSGSSILETAANPLIARFGAPATSEQRLNFAQAFNPPGTITGVLIGTWFIFSGVEKTPLEIAAMKAQGVYSSYLHSEISRVVPTYVALGAGVLLLAALIGIARFPAILDSTELGTFSDRLAYSPRRNSFERLIHNPRLMSAVIAQFFYVGAQVSTWSTFIPYMKAYTAVTDKTAGYFLTGTLVALAIGRIVSTALMRFINPERMMGIYAIVNVALLVFGIARPGMSGSCTILMTSFFMSVMYPTIFALGVRDLGEDTKLGSSFLVISIIGGAIFPPLTGAIARATGDIALGYILPLAGYIVVAVYAFLAPYIGRGLRAGNS, encoded by the coding sequence TTGCCGTTCCTCCTTACGACTGCAGTTTTCTTCATCTGGGGCATGTCAAACAACCTGACCGACATCCTGGTGCAACAATTCAGAAAGTCTTTTGAGTTGAACCTGGTGCAGGCGCAGCTAGTGCAAACTGCGGTCTTTCTCGCATATGCCGCCATGGCGATCCCCGCCGCCGTCCTTATGCGCCGGTTTGGCTACAAGGCGGGATTGTTGGTAGGTCTTATCGTTTTCGGGATAGGCACTCTTCTGTTTTGGCCAGCCGCAATATTGGGCCAATATTTGCCCTTTCTAATCGCGCTATTTGTCGTTGGAAGCGGTTCCTCAATCCTGGAAACGGCAGCCAATCCGCTCATAGCACGATTCGGCGCCCCGGCTACCTCCGAACAGCGGTTAAATTTCGCTCAGGCGTTCAATCCTCCAGGTACGATCACGGGAGTGCTGATTGGGACGTGGTTTATATTCTCCGGAGTAGAAAAGACTCCGTTGGAGATCGCTGCGATGAAGGCGCAGGGCGTATATTCTTCCTATCTTCACAGCGAAATATCCCGAGTCGTGCCAACCTATGTGGCTCTCGGTGCTGGCGTGCTTCTCCTCGCCGCTCTGATCGGCATCGCCCGTTTTCCTGCAATCCTCGACTCAACCGAGCTTGGAACATTCTCGGACCGGCTTGCCTACTCACCGCGACGCAACAGTTTTGAAAGACTAATCCATAATCCCCGGCTAATGTCGGCCGTCATTGCCCAGTTCTTCTACGTCGGCGCGCAAGTGAGCACATGGAGCACCTTTATCCCATACATGAAAGCCTACACGGCGGTCACTGACAAAACTGCCGGTTATTTCCTCACTGGGACTCTGGTAGCTCTGGCAATCGGAAGGATCGTTTCGACAGCGCTAATGCGCTTCATCAATCCGGAAAGAATGATGGGGATCTATGCGATCGTTAACGTCGCTTTACTCGTTTTTGGGATCGCTCGACCGGGTATGTCCGGATCCTGCACGATTCTGATGACCAGCTTCTTTATGTCGGTGATGTATCCGACGATTTTTGCTCTGGGCGTACGAGATCTTGGCGAAGACACCAAGTTGGGAAGTAGCTTCCTGGTCATATCGATCATTGGAGGCGCAATCTTTCCTCCTCTTACGGGAGCGATCGCGCGTGCCACTGGCGACATTGCTTTGGGCTATATCCTCCCTTTGGCGGGATATATAGTTGTCGCCGTCTACGCTTTTCTTGCTCCGTACATCGGTCGAGGATTGCGTGCCGGTAATTCTTGA
- a CDS encoding zinc-binding alcohol dehydrogenase family protein, with product MRALQITAPGAAQLVDVPEPPNLKADEVLLKVALIGMCGTDLSTFRGANAMAAYPSIPGHEVAATVVEGASDLTPGTRVTVSPYTHCGTCASCRRGRFNACQHNQTLGVQRDGAMTEYIAIPRDRIHTANLTLKELCLVEPLTVGAHAVARGRVTKNDTVAVLGCGGIGLGAIAASAFRGARTIAIDMDDRKLDIAQKAGASHLINTGSQDLHERLVEMTGDGPDVVIEAIGLSSTFRAAVEEVAFTGRVVYIGYAKEPVSYETRLFVQKELDILGSRNALPEDFLEVIRMLEAGDFPVEDAISAIVTPENAAHMLEAWSTNPGRYTKIMVRFDK from the coding sequence ATGAGAGCTCTTCAAATAACCGCGCCAGGGGCAGCACAGCTTGTCGATGTTCCGGAACCACCCAACCTGAAAGCTGACGAAGTGCTGCTCAAGGTTGCCCTGATCGGAATGTGCGGCACGGATCTTTCCACGTTTCGTGGCGCCAACGCAATGGCCGCCTATCCCAGTATTCCCGGCCACGAGGTGGCCGCAACTGTCGTCGAGGGGGCCTCCGACCTCACCCCGGGGACGCGAGTGACGGTCTCTCCCTACACTCATTGCGGTACCTGCGCAAGCTGCCGCCGTGGGCGCTTCAACGCGTGTCAGCACAATCAAACCCTGGGGGTGCAGCGCGATGGTGCGATGACGGAGTACATCGCGATCCCGCGTGACCGGATCCACACCGCAAACCTGACGCTGAAAGAGCTCTGTCTGGTTGAACCGCTCACAGTAGGCGCGCATGCCGTAGCTAGGGGGCGCGTGACAAAGAACGACACGGTGGCCGTTCTCGGGTGCGGCGGAATCGGCCTTGGCGCGATCGCTGCTTCCGCCTTCCGCGGAGCAAGAACGATCGCGATCGACATGGACGATAGGAAACTGGACATAGCCCAGAAAGCGGGCGCAAGCCATCTCATCAACACTGGAAGTCAAGACTTGCACGAGCGGCTTGTTGAAATGACCGGCGACGGTCCCGACGTCGTCATCGAAGCCATTGGTCTCTCGTCAACCTTCAGGGCGGCAGTGGAAGAGGTTGCGTTCACTGGGCGCGTGGTCTACATCGGATATGCCAAAGAGCCGGTCTCCTATGAAACCCGCCTCTTCGTGCAAAAGGAACTAGATATCCTCGGTAGCAGAAATGCTTTACCTGAAGATTTTCTCGAAGTAATTCGCATGCTGGAAGCGGGCGACTTCCCCGTAGAAGACGCTATCAGCGCCATTGTGACACCCGAGAATGCAGCGCACATGCTCGAGGCTTGGAGCACGAATCCAGGACGCTATACGAAGATTATGGTTCGCTTCGACAAGTAG
- a CDS encoding tagaturonate epimerase family protein, with translation MTIPLLSLPRYSIGVGDRFAHQAKAQLAACVKAADAKCYVAPVWNKSNREHNIVHSEPEQTRRAADSAVLALGWDKAYFCDADHINASTVDRFLSPCDFFTLDVADEIGKPASVESAESFTSRHRHLIGQVEIPDVGILEIPESFFRRTVHKYLGSIDHASEIYTKIETAKGAGTFVTEVSMDETDTPQSPPELLIILAAIADRKIPIQTIAPKFTGRFNKGVDYAGDLAQFSREFFNDVAVLAHAVNHFGLPANLKLSVHSGSDKFSIYKPIREALIHFGAGVHLKTAGTTWLEELIGLAEAGGDGLIMAKEIYREAYARKAELCAPYAAVIDIDPSQLPSPSEVSSWTSDQFTGALRHEQTSPAYNPSFRQLLHVGFKVAAAKGTAYLQLLERNEPVIAGNVTTNLFDRHISPLFL, from the coding sequence GTGACAATTCCTTTACTCAGTCTTCCCAGATATTCGATTGGGGTGGGCGACCGGTTCGCCCATCAGGCGAAGGCGCAACTGGCCGCGTGCGTCAAAGCCGCGGATGCTAAATGCTACGTCGCGCCAGTGTGGAACAAAAGCAATCGGGAACACAACATCGTTCACTCGGAGCCCGAGCAGACTCGCCGCGCGGCGGATTCAGCGGTGTTGGCTCTGGGATGGGACAAGGCTTACTTTTGCGACGCGGACCACATCAACGCCTCGACCGTGGATCGGTTCCTTTCACCGTGCGACTTCTTCACCCTGGACGTCGCCGATGAGATCGGCAAACCCGCTTCGGTAGAGTCTGCGGAATCATTCACGTCGCGCCATCGGCATCTGATTGGGCAGGTAGAAATACCAGACGTTGGAATACTAGAGATTCCCGAAAGCTTTTTTCGAAGGACGGTGCACAAGTATCTCGGTTCAATCGACCACGCGTCCGAAATCTACACCAAAATCGAAACGGCTAAAGGGGCAGGGACGTTCGTCACTGAAGTTTCGATGGACGAAACGGACACTCCGCAAAGTCCTCCAGAATTGTTGATCATTCTAGCGGCGATCGCGGACCGAAAAATACCCATTCAAACAATTGCTCCGAAGTTCACTGGGCGCTTCAACAAAGGCGTCGACTACGCCGGGGATTTGGCACAGTTTTCGCGGGAATTTTTCAACGACGTTGCCGTGCTCGCCCACGCGGTAAATCACTTCGGGCTACCAGCGAACCTGAAATTGAGCGTGCATTCGGGCAGCGATAAGTTTTCGATCTACAAGCCTATTCGAGAGGCCCTTATCCACTTCGGAGCAGGAGTTCACCTCAAGACTGCCGGCACGACATGGCTGGAGGAGTTGATCGGCTTGGCCGAGGCGGGCGGAGACGGTCTGATTATGGCGAAAGAGATTTATCGCGAAGCTTATGCTCGCAAAGCGGAACTGTGCGCTCCTTATGCCGCGGTGATCGACATCGATCCTTCGCAGCTGCCGTCACCTTCAGAGGTTTCTTCCTGGACATCGGACCAATTCACCGGCGCTCTTCGGCATGAGCAAACCTCGCCAGCCTATAACCCAAGCTTCAGACAGCTACTCCATGTCGGTTTCAAGGTGGCTGCTGCCAAAGGAACAGCTTACCTGCAACTGCTTGAGCGGAACGAGCCGGTGATTGCGGGAAACGTCACCACAAACCTCTTCGATCGACACATCTCACCGCTATTTCTTTAG
- a CDS encoding IS110 family transposase, which produces MAIRTVGIDVAKSVFHLVALNEKGSVVVKKKFSRPQLLVYTANLRAEVIGMEACSGSHYLARILASQGHDVRLMPAEYVRPYVKSNKNDFIDAEAIAEAVLRPTMRFVPMKTEEQLDLQALHRVRERWIQRRVALTNQIRGFLLERGLPIRVGSEHLRKNLPAVLEDAENGLSDRSRTILSALREEWEELEAKIGNVTEEIGRISRSNESCKRLTGIPGIGPIISTALVAAVGNAAAFRTGRDMASWLGLVPRQHSSGGKAKLLGISKRGNQYLRKMLVEGARAAFARLNRSQHSFGPWMDELAVRKHSNVAVVALANKLARIAWAILTTGQQYRPAA; this is translated from the coding sequence ATGGCTATTCGTACCGTTGGAATCGATGTTGCAAAATCCGTCTTTCACCTCGTCGCTCTTAATGAGAAGGGCTCCGTGGTAGTGAAGAAGAAGTTCTCGCGACCTCAGTTGCTGGTGTACACGGCGAACCTGAGGGCGGAGGTGATTGGGATGGAGGCTTGCTCCGGATCACACTATCTGGCTCGCATTCTTGCCAGCCAAGGCCACGATGTCAGGCTCATGCCGGCGGAGTACGTGCGCCCGTATGTGAAGTCGAACAAGAACGACTTCATCGATGCAGAGGCGATTGCTGAGGCGGTGTTGCGGCCTACCATGCGCTTCGTTCCAATGAAGACGGAAGAGCAGCTCGATCTGCAGGCGCTTCACCGCGTGCGCGAGCGTTGGATTCAACGCAGGGTGGCGCTCACCAATCAGATCCGTGGATTTCTGCTTGAACGCGGTCTTCCGATACGGGTTGGATCCGAACATCTTCGAAAGAATTTGCCGGCGGTCTTGGAGGATGCGGAGAATGGACTGAGCGACCGTTCACGCACGATTCTGTCAGCACTCCGAGAAGAGTGGGAAGAGCTAGAGGCAAAGATTGGCAATGTGACGGAGGAGATCGGCCGTATCTCCCGATCGAACGAATCGTGCAAACGTTTGACGGGTATTCCCGGGATCGGCCCGATCATCTCCACCGCTCTTGTCGCAGCAGTGGGCAATGCAGCAGCTTTCCGGACAGGCCGTGATATGGCCTCTTGGCTGGGGCTTGTTCCGCGGCAGCACTCCTCAGGTGGTAAGGCGAAGTTGCTGGGTATAAGCAAGCGGGGAAATCAGTACTTGCGGAAAATGCTGGTTGAGGGCGCTCGAGCCGCATTCGCACGACTAAACCGATCTCAGCATAGCTTCGGTCCCTGGATGGACGAGCTTGCAGTAAGGAAGCATTCCAATGTGGCTGTTGTGGCACTGGCCAACAAGCTGGCTCGTATCGCATGGGCCATTCTGACAACCGGTCAGCAGTACCGTCCCGCTGCGTAG
- a CDS encoding IS481 family transposase → MPWRESRIVDQRLQFLSSYQKAEMSVTDLCHEYGISRPTAYKWIKRYNEVGPEGLLDISRRPHGCSHATSMEIENEILALRKRFPSWGARKLKARLEKMNPNVVWPAASTIGQILRRAGLTNPVRKRRRTTPYSEPFAEVTAPNQLWCMDFKGWFRTGDGHRCDPFTITDAYSRYLIRCQAITRMDTAHVLAICEAAMREYGVPDRIRTDNGCPFSGHALLGLSQLSLNWVRLGIVHERIQPGKPQQNGRHERMHRTLKQDTTNPSAKTLQAQQKRFDEFRRVYNHERPHEALGNETPGNIYVPSSRLLPRYTKAYQYPAHFQTRRVNDSGDISWHKGRVFISQVFRGQDIALEKVQDAFYRVYFCSLEVGAFDVNEMRFLPALRP, encoded by the coding sequence ATGCCTTGGAGAGAGAGTCGTATTGTGGATCAACGCTTGCAGTTCTTATCGAGTTATCAGAAGGCAGAGATGTCTGTGACGGACTTGTGCCATGAGTACGGCATCTCACGCCCAACCGCCTATAAGTGGATCAAGCGATATAACGAAGTTGGCCCGGAAGGCTTGCTGGATATTTCGCGCAGACCCCACGGTTGTTCTCATGCAACCTCTATGGAGATCGAAAACGAGATACTTGCTCTTCGGAAGCGTTTTCCTTCCTGGGGAGCGCGGAAGTTGAAGGCGCGTTTGGAGAAGATGAACCCGAACGTTGTATGGCCAGCAGCTAGCACCATTGGCCAGATTCTTCGCCGGGCCGGACTCACGAACCCTGTTCGCAAGAGACGCAGAACCACTCCATACTCAGAACCCTTCGCTGAGGTCACCGCACCGAACCAGCTATGGTGCATGGACTTCAAGGGCTGGTTCCGCACAGGAGATGGGCACCGATGCGATCCGTTCACCATTACAGATGCCTACAGTCGCTATCTGATCCGCTGTCAGGCCATAACCCGGATGGATACGGCGCATGTACTCGCGATCTGCGAGGCAGCGATGCGCGAGTATGGTGTTCCTGACAGGATTCGTACGGACAACGGATGCCCATTCTCTGGACATGCCTTGCTGGGACTGTCCCAGTTGTCACTTAACTGGGTGCGCCTCGGGATCGTGCATGAACGCATTCAGCCGGGTAAACCGCAGCAGAACGGTCGACACGAACGGATGCATCGCACACTCAAGCAGGACACAACGAACCCGTCCGCGAAGACGCTCCAGGCACAGCAAAAACGGTTCGATGAGTTTCGCCGGGTCTATAACCATGAGCGTCCGCACGAAGCCTTGGGGAACGAAACACCCGGCAACATCTATGTGCCCAGCTCGCGGCTTCTGCCACGGTACACGAAGGCATATCAGTATCCTGCTCACTTCCAGACGCGGCGTGTCAACGACTCAGGAGATATTAGCTGGCATAAGGGCCGGGTATTCATCAGCCAAGTCTTTCGCGGCCAGGATATAGCACTCGAAAAAGTCCAGGACGCCTTCTATCGAGTCTACTTCTGCTCTTTGGAAGTTGGTGCGTTCGATGTCAACGAAATGCGGTTTCTACCGGCGCTTCGTCCCTAA